The DNA segment gtattaaccttaaaagacatgtattgtggaacagagtgagtattatttataattttagtattatttatagtatagtattatttaaattttagtattatttttagtatagtattatttatagtttagttttatttaaaattttagtattatttatagtatagtattatttaaaatttagcattatttttagtatagtattattttatatttagtattatttataattttagtattatttataattttataaattatttttagtatagtttagtattatttataattttagtattatttatagttgaGTATTATTTTTTGCAGATGACGTGGTTGCTTTATGGTCCAGTCGCTGATGACGATCAGTtacgagtgtcctacgccgattggatacggtgtagagacattgttgagccgtatatgcccgatcgagtCCTACGTCAGGTCGGTTATGTTCAGCGTATCCTGACTGAGCATATTAGACCTGATACTGCATTCCGGCCATGGAAGTCTCTATCGTACAGACTCGCGCATTCATCTGTTACAGTTGATGATACTTGACGGAGATTTCCATCGACTTGTGGcgttgatcggaggagatgccaaCCAATTGTAGTCGATCCCACTGCTTGTGATGCGGGGTACATGGAGTAGTACAGACGATATTCACATCCTCATCCGCTTCATGCCCCTCGAGATGCGCCGGTCCACCATGCTCGCTCCAACAGCGaatatgtaattttattatttttttatttattattggtttatatatgtttgttttctaatatttaattttctatagtAGGTTGGTCGTTTGGCACTTATCACTGAGCGGGCGCTCGCCGGACGAAATGATGAGGATGCTCCACTTATTAGGACTGATATGGAGCAGTTTATGGACGAGTGGCGCCGGGCGAAATGCTATATATTGTAATATACTAGAACTTATTGTTTCTAACACATTTTAACacatatataatattttgtgtatattaattaattgtaatgTTAATGttgtatatttaaaactaaaaggTCAATAACTATAATCCACAATAAACCGTCTAATCCGCAAGCTTTGaaacataatttttttcctTATCTGACACGCGGACGTGTGGCTATCATGTCTCGCCACAAGGTGGGGCGTGATTCCCTCACGCCCGCATGTCGaaagagtaaaaaaaattatgtttccCCACCAACACCCGAAAGGGTATTTTCATCCTTTCACGGGACTAGGGTGGAAAATAGAGGCTATTTTTAACAACACCCATAAATAAAGATtgtcaattaaaaatttaaccaCAAATTAACCTACGTAACATATCGattatcaattaaaatatgtagttatatttttttaatatatcaagTGGTGCCGATGTGATATTAAGATTCCGAGAAAACAGCAaacttaaaataattttattgaaataaattaaacttttatcaCATTTTGAATTGATTATACAAACAGATCAAATtcctctttatttattttttttaattgacaCTTGACAACATATGTCAAATATTGAGGTGATGTTAACAATCACGAGACAAATTATCGATGATCCAAATCATTGGAGCCCGCCATAGTTTGATTTGGAGCCCATCAGAGCCGTCATCGTAACTTTACTGaaacaaatttattaattaggtaCAATACAAAACAATGAAAACACATGTACACAAAACCCCAGCATAGAAACCTTTTTTACccaatcaatttatttaaatatgaTCATAGAAGATGAAGTTTTTAGCTTAAATTATGAAAAAATTATCATACATGGCAATTAAGGATGGACAAAAGTACAATACATAAAAAGGACCCACTAAATTGTGTTATCGATTTTCCTAAAGTTGAGTTGCTTATTTTTCAGGAAAACAGAATGTCAACTCCAATTCAACTTTGTTAATTTCAGAATAATTACTTTCTAAAACAAATAATAACAATCCTGCCTTTTCTTCTTAAATGTCAAAACAACTCTGGTACGTAGATAGCATTGAACAagttaaaaagataaaaatatttttcttcaaTGTAAACAAAAAAATAGTACTACAAAACAAAGAAATTGGAATAACAAAACGTAATTGCAATGAAACTGAAAACTACCATTTTTTCCTAACCTCGAATCAAATGCATAGAAAAATATAACAGGCTGTGATGCATTTAGCATATAATCTAAAAGTCTTTAATACAGCATAATAAGATCAGCTTATAAGAACTTTACCaaatgccaaaaaaaaaaatgtgaattgTGGAACCAAGAGGGCTTTCCTTACTCTTCGTGTGCAGTGTTCTCCATGCGttcgttgttaaagaagcgaaAGCATTGTCTTCTAATCAATTTTTACTGATGAGAAAAGGTAATGCACAAAGTAGAAGGACACGAGGAACCCAATGGTGCCGGTTGACAGCATGATTGCAATTGCCATCAGCAGGGAGTAGCCGAGATAGAGTACGGCTGACACAGGTCCGCTCAAACTCTGCAGATCGAAAACCAAATAATTGATGGAATACAAGAACACATAGAGAGCAACTGAGCCGGAGGCGAAGAATGCCTTCCACCACCACCGCCAGTCCTCCACACAGAGGTGCATGTAGGTTAGGACCACTGAGACTTCAGCACAAACCACCACCAATAGCAGAAGCACTATAAGCAAGAAACCAAAGACATAATAAAAGCGTCCGAGCCAGATGCTTGAAAGGATGAAGAACAGCTCGATGAAAAGGGTTCCAAATGGAAGAGTTCCAGCACCAAGAACAAGAAGCCATGATGGATATTTTCGTGCAGGAATTTCCCTAGGGATCTGGTTAGTTCGGACAGGAAACTGAATTTCCTCAGCGCGCGTCCCGAAGAAACCTCCCAAGAGGGTGAGTGGCACAGATATGCAGAACCAGAGAGCCAGAAGTACAAAATACAAGGAAATTGGAATAGCACCAGTACTCTTGCTTCCCCACAGAATAAAGTTCAGCACCGTGAGTATAACAAAGGCGATTCCAGGGAAGAAACATGCAGCTGACCAGGAAACAGACCTCCACCCTTCGGAAGTCCCCTTCATTGTTCTCCACAAACGTACAGCAACATATCCTGCAGCAATGCCCAAGAAAAGATAAAGAATTATCATTCCTGTGAGCAGCATTCCTCGTGAAGCTGGTGACATGAACCCAAGGGCTGCAAAAACAATAGTAACAACTGCCATCCCTGTAATCTGAACTCCATCCCCAACCATAACACAAAGAAGCTTTGAGCATTCTGGCTCTCTAAACACGTCACCTACAACAAGCTTCCACCCTGAAAGCTCCTCATTCATCTGTGCCTGAGCTTCTTTGTCCAATTCCTCGTATCTAGTCAGATCTCTTCTCACAGTCCTTAAAAATATGACAAAAACAATACCAGCAAGGAAAAAGATCACCATAAGGGAATTTAGGATTGAAAACCAGTGCACACGAGCACCTTCCATTTTCAAATAAGCATCCCAACGCGATGGCCATCTAATATCACTTTTCACAAATTCAACCTCATAAGTGAAAGAAACCCTCTCTTGTTCCCTTATGATTTGAGACTTGTCAAGTTCCATGGGGCAGTTGACTTTTGCAATAGTATCATATATATGAAGTTTTGACATTGCTTCAGGATCGTATTTAACACTGCATGGAACAACCTCAAAACCAACTATCTCAAATCCAGATGCTTTCTTCTTATCAGCTTCGGATATCACACCCATACCTTCTTCCCCAGTGCCAATTATCTGCACACCACTCCCTTCATACTCATGAACCAAGACTGTGAACTTAAGATGGTTAATGA comes from the Euphorbia lathyris chromosome 5, ddEupLath1.1, whole genome shotgun sequence genome and includes:
- the LOC136228949 gene encoding transmembrane 9 superfamily member 12, translating into MRMPKIYWASILVVLFAHSCNAFYLPGSYMHTYSTGEPIIAKVNSLTSIETELPYGYYTLPYCKPPGGIKNSAENLGELLMGDQIDNSPYRFKMNTNESLFLCTTPPLSEHEVKLLKQRTRDLYQVNMILDNLPAMRYAKQNGINIQWTGFPVGYTPQNSNDDYIINHLKFTVLVHEYEGSGVQIIGTGEEGMGVISEADKKKASGFEIVGFEVVPCSVKYDPEAMSKLHIYDTIAKVNCPMELDKSQIIREQERVSFTYEVEFVKSDIRWPSRWDAYLKMEGARVHWFSILNSLMVIFFLAGIVFVIFLRTVRRDLTRYEELDKEAQAQMNEELSGWKLVVGDVFREPECSKLLCVMVGDGVQITGMAVVTIVFAALGFMSPASRGMLLTGMIILYLFLGIAAGYVAVRLWRTMKGTSEGWRSVSWSAACFFPGIAFVILTVLNFILWGSKSTGAIPISLYFVLLALWFCISVPLTLLGGFFGTRAEEIQFPVRTNQIPREIPARKYPSWLLVLGAGTLPFGTLFIELFFILSSIWLGRFYYVFGFLLIVLLLLVVVCAEVSVVLTYMHLCVEDWRWWWKAFFASGSVALYVFLYSINYLVFDLQSLSGPVSAVLYLGYSLLMAIAIMLSTGTIGFLVSFYFVHYLFSSVKID